The sequence below is a genomic window from bacterium.
GCGCCGTCCTGCTGCCCCTGCTCCAGGGGCTGCCCGAACTCGACGGGCGACTGGGCGCACTCGGGAAACCCTACCAGAAGTTCGAGGCCCTCAGCAGCTACTTCTTCGAGACGCTCGCTTTCCGCGCCGCGCCCGAGAACGATGCCGGCCTGGCGGCCGTCGATCTGCACGCGGTGACGGCCCGGCGCTGCGGCCGGCCGCTGAGCCTGGCCCTGCTCTACTACGAACTGGCGCGCCGGCTCGCCTTCCCGCTGCGCCCCCTCGCCCTGCCGGGCGGCGTTCTCCTGGGCAGCCACTGGCTCCCGCGCGGCCAGGTGCTCGATCCGGCCGATGGCGCGCTGTTGCCGCTGGCCGCCGCCCGCCACCGCGTCAACCTGCTCCTTACCGGCCGTCGCCTCGCCTTCCAGCCCGAGCGCCTGCTGCCGCTGTCCGCGCGCCAGCTCCTCGAGCGCTACCTCCAGGCGATGCGCGCCGCCTACCTGGCCGAAGGTCGCGACGACGACGCCCTGCGCGCCGCCGACTGGCGGGTCCGCCTCGCGCCGCAGAGCGCGGCCGCGCGCTGGGACCGCGGTCTCCTGCTCTACGCGATGAACCGCTACGCCGAAGCCGACCTCGACCTGGGCGGCCTCCTCAGCCGCACGGGCCACCGCGCGCCCGAGGCGGGCGATCCGCGCGAGGACCGCGCCGAGGTGAACCGGCTCCTGGCCAGCCTCGGCGACAGCTGCGGCGGGCGCCCCCTTGATTCCGAGGCGCCGATGGCGTAGGCTATCGCGAGCCCGCCCGAGACGGGTCGTCCTTTAATTCGATCCCGTGAGGTCGAGAAGGGATCCGGCCATGCGCCACGCCGCATCATCGAAGCCCTGCGCCGGCGGCCGGGGCGTTTTTTTTGCCCTTCCCCACCGATCTCCCTGAGCTGCGCGCCGGAGGTTCCATGGAAGCCAGTCCGCAAGCCGCCTTCCACCAGAAGGCGCAACTGATGAACGCCGAGCAGATGCTGCGGGCGATCAAGCGCATGACGCACGAGATCCTCGAGCGCAACGAGTCGGGCCGCGACCTGATCATCATGGGCATCGCTCGCCGCGGCGTGCCGATGGCCGAGCGCATCGCCGCCTACATGCAGAAGGTCGAGGGTCGGCCGATCAGCGTCGGCAGCCTGGACATCACCTTCTACCGCGACGACCTGCGCACGATCGGCCCCCAGCCGCGCGTAGGCGAGACGCGCATCCCCGGCGACGTGCAAGACCGCACGATCGTGCTCATCGACGACGTGCTCTTCACAGGCCGCACCGTGCGCTCGGCGATGGACGAGCTGATGGACTACGGCCGCCCGGCCGCCATCCAGCTCGCCGTGATGATCGACCGCGGCCACCGCGAGCTGCCCGTGCGCGCGGACTACGTCGGCAAGAACGTGCCCACCAGCCGGCGCGAGATCGTCAAGGTGCGCTTCACCGAGATCGACGGCGTCGACGAGGTGCTGCTCGGCGAGGTGGAGTCATGATCTATACACGCAAGGACCTGCTCGATCTGGAGAGCCTGTCCGCCGAGGAGATCACGCTCTTCCTCGACACCGCCGAGAAGTTCCGCGAGATCGGCGAGCGCGAAGTGAAGAAGGTGCCCACGCTGCGCGGCTACACGGTCTGCAACCTCTTCTTCGAGAACAGTACGCGCACGCGGATCAGCTTCGAGCTGGCCGAGAAGCGCCTGAGCGCGGACGTGGTGAACTTCTCCGCTTCGACGAGCAGCGTCGCCAAGGGCGAGACCCTGCTCGACACCGCCGAGAACCTGCTCGCGATGAAGATGGACATGTTCGTCATCCGCCACGCCGCGAGCGGCGCGCCGCACTTCCTCGCGACGCGGGTGCCGGCCAGCGTGATCAACGCGGGCGACGG
It includes:
- the pyrR gene encoding bifunctional pyr operon transcriptional regulator/uracil phosphoribosyltransferase PyrR, with product MEASPQAAFHQKAQLMNAEQMLRAIKRMTHEILERNESGRDLIIMGIARRGVPMAERIAAYMQKVEGRPISVGSLDITFYRDDLRTIGPQPRVGETRIPGDVQDRTIVLIDDVLFTGRTVRSAMDELMDYGRPAAIQLAVMIDRGHRELPVRADYVGKNVPTSRREIVKVRFTEIDGVDEVLLGEVES